A single Populus alba chromosome 7, ASM523922v2, whole genome shotgun sequence DNA region contains:
- the LOC118059558 gene encoding uncharacterized protein, translating into MTSHSRAADDESFENKRGIFSSYFYRLAEFFWFNSPNQNRKGTEFSNNTHGDAIVRSSEKSVVVNAPGKDPAIRHTLSCSLEELYQGAIKTVKITRQVADRSGLTREIEEILTIDTKPGWKKGTEITFEEKGNERPNVTPADVVFIVDEKPHSEFTRDGNDLIVTRRISVAEAFTGYTVHLTTLDGRNLNFPINVVIHPKYQKVVPNEGMPISGDPTKRGILKIKFDIRFPTRVNAEQKAGIRRLFGP; encoded by the exons ATGACTAGTCATAGTAGGGCAGCAGATGATGAAtcttttgaaaacaaaagaggaatcttttcaagttatttttaccGTCTTGCTGAATTTTTCTGGTTTAATAGCCCAAATCAAAACAGGAAAGGAACAGAGTTCTCCAATAACACACACGGTGATGCTATTGTTAGATCTTCTGAAAAAAGTGTCGTGGTTAATGCTCCTGGAAAAGATCCTGCAATTAGGCACACCCTGTCTTGTAGTCTTGAAGAGCTTTATCAAGGGGCTATCAAGACGGTAAAAATAACTAGACAAGTAGCTGATCGAAGTGG CTTGACCAGGGAAATAGAGGAGATTCTAACCATTGACACAAAGCCTGGTTGGAAGAAGGGCACGGAGATCACTTTCGAAGAGAAAGGGAACGAAAGACCAAATGTAACACCTGCTGATGTTGTCTTCATTGTTGATGAAAAACCCCACTCTGAGTTCACTCGTGATGGAAATGACTTGATCGTCACTCGAAGGATTTCTGTAGCTGAAGCCTTTACAGGCTACACTGTCCATCTTACAACCTTGGATGGCAGGAATTTAAACTTTCCGATCAACGTTGTGATCCATCCCAAATATCAGAAGGTTGTCCCGAATGAAGGGATGCCGATCTCCGGCGACCCAACAAAGAGAgggattttgaaaatcaagtttgatatcAGGTTCCCAACAAGGGTTAATGCAGAGCAGAAGGCAGGAATCAGGAGACTCTTTGGTCCTTGA